Proteins from a single region of Pseudomonas sp. 10S4:
- the rpsB gene encoding 30S ribosomal protein S2 codes for MSQVNMRDMLKAGVHFGHQTRYWNPKMGKYIFGARNKIHIINLEKTLPMFNEALTFVERLAQGKNKILFVGTKRSAGKIVAEEAARCGSPYVDHRWLGGMLTNFKTIRASIKRLRDLEVQAEDGTFAKLTKKEALMRTRDLEKLDRSLGGIKDMGGLPDALFVIDVDHERIAITEANKLGIPVIGVVDTNSSPEGVDYIIPGNDDAIRAIQLYMGSMADAVIRGRNHVAGGTEQFVEEAPVAAAE; via the coding sequence ATGTCCCAAGTCAACATGCGCGATATGCTGAAGGCCGGTGTGCACTTCGGTCACCAAACCCGTTACTGGAACCCGAAAATGGGTAAATACATTTTCGGCGCGCGTAACAAGATCCACATCATCAACCTTGAAAAAACCCTGCCAATGTTCAACGAAGCTCTGACTTTCGTAGAGCGTCTGGCCCAGGGCAAAAACAAGATTCTGTTCGTTGGCACCAAGCGTTCCGCTGGCAAGATCGTTGCTGAAGAAGCAGCACGTTGCGGTTCGCCGTACGTCGATCACCGCTGGTTGGGCGGCATGCTGACCAACTTCAAAACCATCCGTGCTTCCATCAAGCGTCTGCGTGACCTTGAAGTGCAAGCCGAAGACGGTACTTTCGCCAAGCTGACCAAGAAAGAAGCGCTGATGCGCACTCGCGATCTTGAGAAGCTCGATCGTTCCCTGGGTGGTATCAAGGACATGGGCGGTCTGCCAGACGCACTGTTCGTTATCGACGTTGATCACGAGCGCATCGCGATCACCGAAGCCAACAAGCTGGGCATCCCGGTTATCGGCGTAGTCGATACCAACAGCAGCCCGGAAGGCGTTGACTACATCATCCCAGGCAACGATGACGCAATCCGCGCTATCCAGTTGTACATGGGTTCGATGGCTGACGCTGTAATCCGCGGTCGCAACCACGTTGCTGGCGGCACCGAGCAGTTCGTTGAAGAAGCTCCGGTAGCAGCAGCTGAGTAA
- the tsf gene encoding translation elongation factor Ts, with product MAEITAALVKELRERTGEGMMDCKKALTKAGGDIEKAIDDMRASGAIKAAKKAGNVAAEGAISLKEDGKSAVLLEVNSQTDFLALQDDFKAFVASSVEKAFADKLTDVAPLIAAQEADRLVLVGKVGENVNIRRLARVEGDVVGGYLHGNKIGVVVALKGGSVELAKDIAMHVAATNPEFLLPSEVSAEAVEREKGVFLTLNADKIAGKPENIVENMVKGRISKFLAEASLVEQAFVKNPEIKVGELAKKAGAEIVSFTYFKVGDGIEKPVDNFAEEVAAQLAAAKQ from the coding sequence ATGGCAGAGATTACTGCAGCGTTGGTTAAAGAACTGCGTGAGCGTACTGGCGAAGGCATGATGGATTGCAAAAAGGCCTTGACCAAGGCCGGCGGCGACATCGAAAAAGCCATTGATGACATGCGTGCTTCTGGCGCTATCAAGGCTGCCAAGAAAGCAGGCAACGTGGCTGCTGAAGGCGCAATCTCTCTGAAGGAAGACGGTAAATCCGCCGTTCTGCTGGAAGTGAACTCGCAGACCGACTTCCTGGCTTTGCAGGATGACTTCAAGGCATTTGTCGCTTCCAGCGTTGAAAAAGCGTTCGCTGACAAACTGACTGACGTTGCTCCGCTGATCGCCGCTCAAGAAGCCGATCGCCTGGTTCTGGTCGGCAAGGTTGGCGAAAACGTCAACATCCGTCGCCTGGCTCGCGTTGAAGGTGATGTTGTTGGTGGTTACCTGCACGGCAACAAGATCGGTGTTGTGGTTGCCCTTAAAGGCGGCAGCGTTGAGCTGGCCAAAGACATCGCCATGCACGTAGCGGCGACCAACCCTGAATTCCTGCTGCCATCGGAAGTTTCCGCTGAAGCGGTTGAGCGTGAGAAGGGCGTGTTCCTGACCCTCAACGCTGACAAGATCGCCGGCAAGCCAGAAAACATTGTTGAAAACATGGTCAAAGGCCGTATCAGCAAGTTCCTGGCTGAAGCGAGCCTGGTTGAGCAGGCGTTCGTCAAGAACCCTGAAATCAAGGTTGGCGAACTGGCCAAGAAAGCCGGTGCTGAAATCGTTTCCTTCACCTACTTCAAAGTAGGCGATGGCATCGAGAAGCCGGTCGACAACTTCGCTGAAGAAGTTGCTGCCCAGCTGGCTGCCGCCAAGCAATAA
- the pyrH gene encoding UMP kinase: MAQQGSGYQARYKRILLKLSGEALMGSEEFGIDPKVLDRMALEVGQLVGIGVQVGLVIGGGNLFRGAALSAAGMDRVTGDHMGMLATVMNALAMRDALERANISAIVMSAISMVGVTDHYDRRKAMRHLNAKEVVIFAAGTGNPFFTTDSAACLRAIEIDADVVLKATKVDGVYTADPFKDPHAEKFDHLTYDEVLDRKLGVMDLTAICLCRDHKMPLRVFNMNKPGALLNIVHGGAEGTLIEEGQQ, encoded by the coding sequence ATGGCTCAGCAGGGCAGTGGTTATCAGGCTCGCTATAAACGCATTCTACTCAAGCTTAGCGGCGAGGCCCTGATGGGCTCGGAAGAGTTCGGGATTGATCCGAAAGTTCTGGATCGCATGGCGCTGGAAGTTGGCCAACTGGTCGGCATCGGTGTACAGGTCGGTCTGGTGATCGGCGGCGGCAACCTGTTCCGCGGTGCAGCGCTGAGCGCGGCCGGTATGGATCGGGTAACGGGTGACCACATGGGCATGCTGGCCACTGTGATGAACGCCCTGGCCATGCGTGATGCGCTGGAGCGTGCCAATATCTCGGCCATCGTGATGTCGGCCATTTCCATGGTTGGCGTGACCGATCACTACGACCGTCGCAAGGCCATGCGCCACCTGAACGCCAAGGAAGTCGTGATTTTCGCGGCCGGTACTGGCAACCCGTTCTTCACCACGGATTCGGCCGCTTGCCTGCGTGCAATCGAAATCGATGCCGATGTCGTGCTCAAGGCGACCAAGGTCGATGGCGTCTACACCGCCGATCCATTCAAAGACCCGCATGCCGAGAAGTTCGATCATCTGACTTACGATGAAGTGCTGGATCGCAAGCTGGGCGTGATGGATCTGACGGCCATTTGCCTGTGCCGCGACCACAAGATGCCGTTGCGCGTTTTTAACATGAACAAACCTGGCGCCCTGCTGAATATCGTGCATGGCGGCGCTGAAGGGACCCTGATCGAGGAAGGCCAACAATGA
- the frr gene encoding ribosome recycling factor → MINEIKKDAQERMQKSLESLSHAFGQIRTGKAHPSILGSVMVPYYGADTPLSGVANVTVKDSRTLQVVAFERNMLAAVDKAIQSAGLNLNPTNLGELLLISMPALTEETRKGFTKQARSAAEDARVAVRNIRRDALGELKKLVKDKEISEDEERRGAADIQKLTDKAEADIDAATKQKEADLMAV, encoded by the coding sequence ATGATCAACGAAATCAAGAAAGACGCTCAAGAGCGTATGCAGAAATCCCTGGAGTCTCTGTCCCATGCATTTGGTCAGATTCGTACCGGCAAGGCGCACCCGAGCATCCTCGGTAGCGTGATGGTTCCTTACTACGGCGCTGACACCCCATTGAGCGGCGTTGCCAACGTTACCGTGAAAGATTCCCGGACCCTGCAGGTCGTGGCGTTTGAGCGCAACATGCTCGCGGCCGTCGACAAGGCAATCCAGAGTGCTGGCCTGAACCTCAACCCGACCAACCTGGGCGAGTTGCTGCTGATCTCCATGCCTGCCCTGACTGAAGAAACCCGCAAGGGCTTCACCAAACAGGCGCGTAGCGCAGCTGAAGATGCTCGCGTTGCCGTGCGCAACATTCGCCGCGACGCACTGGGTGAGCTTAAGAAACTGGTCAAGGACAAGGAAATCAGCGAAGACGAAGAGCGTCGTGGCGCTGCCGATATCCAGAAGCTGACCGACAAGGCTGAGGCTGACATCGATGCAGCCACCAAGCAAAAAGAAGCGGACCTGATGGCCGTATAA
- the uppS gene encoding polyprenyl diphosphate synthase: protein MDKTKQTAPSAVPRHVAIIMDGNNRWAKKRFMPGVAGHKAGVDAVRAVIEVCAEAKVEVLTLFAFSSENWQRPADEVSALMDLFFKALRREAKRLNDNNISLRIIGDRSRFHPELQAAMREAEAITAGTNRFILQIAANYGGQWDIAQAAQRLAREVQAGHLRPEDITPELLQTCLVTGDLPMPDLCIRTGGEHRISNFLLWQLAYTELYFSDLFWPDFKHDAMRTALADFASRQRRFGKTSEQVEAGARV from the coding sequence ATGGATAAGACCAAGCAGACTGCGCCGTCCGCGGTGCCGCGCCATGTCGCGATCATCATGGATGGTAACAATCGCTGGGCGAAAAAACGCTTTATGCCGGGTGTTGCCGGGCATAAAGCGGGTGTGGATGCCGTTCGTGCAGTGATCGAGGTGTGCGCCGAGGCCAAGGTCGAGGTGCTGACCCTGTTCGCCTTCTCCAGTGAAAACTGGCAGCGTCCGGCCGATGAAGTCAGCGCCTTGATGGACCTGTTCTTCAAGGCGTTGCGTCGTGAGGCCAAGCGCCTCAACGACAACAACATCAGCCTGCGCATCATTGGCGACCGTTCGCGTTTTCACCCCGAGCTTCAAGCTGCCATGCGCGAAGCCGAGGCGATTACTGCCGGTACCAATCGCTTTATCCTGCAGATCGCCGCCAACTACGGTGGTCAGTGGGATATCGCACAAGCCGCACAGCGTCTGGCGCGCGAAGTCCAGGCCGGGCATCTGCGTCCGGAAGACATCACCCCGGAATTGCTGCAAACCTGTCTGGTGACTGGCGATCTGCCTATGCCGGACTTGTGCATTCGTACCGGTGGCGAGCACCGCATCAGCAATTTCCTGCTGTGGCAGCTGGCTTACACCGAACTGTACTTCTCCGACCTGTTCTGGCCGGACTTCAAACACGACGCCATGCGCACTGCGCTGGCCGATTTCGCTTCTCGGCAGCGCCGCTTCGGTAAGACGAGCGAGCAGGTCGAGGCTGGAGCCCGGGTTTAA
- a CDS encoding phosphatidate cytidylyltransferase: MLKQRIITALILLPIALCGFFLLEGSGFALFIGLVVTLGAWEWARLAGFTAQPIRVAYAAVVALMLFVMHILPGLAPWVLGASVLWWAVATYLVLTYPRSSEHWASAACKLVIGLLILLPAWQGLVQIKQEPLGNWLIMAVMVLVWGADIGAYFSGRAFGKRKLAPQVSPGKSWEGVYGGLALSLVITLIVGLVRDWTVAELFKGLIGAALIVFISVVGDLTESMFKRQSGIKDSSNLLPGHGGILDRIDSLTAAIPVFAVLLWMAAP, from the coding sequence ATGCTTAAACAACGAATCATCACTGCGCTGATCCTTCTACCGATTGCCTTGTGCGGGTTTTTCCTGCTCGAAGGCTCCGGTTTTGCGCTGTTCATCGGGCTGGTCGTGACCCTGGGTGCATGGGAGTGGGCTCGTCTGGCAGGTTTCACTGCTCAGCCGATTCGTGTTGCCTATGCCGCTGTGGTCGCGCTGATGCTGTTTGTCATGCATATCCTTCCCGGGCTCGCGCCTTGGGTGTTGGGCGCCTCTGTGCTGTGGTGGGCGGTGGCAACCTATCTGGTGCTGACGTATCCACGCTCCAGCGAACACTGGGCCAGCGCGGCCTGCAAACTGGTGATCGGCCTGTTGATCCTGTTGCCGGCCTGGCAAGGTCTGGTGCAGATCAAGCAAGAGCCTTTGGGCAACTGGCTGATCATGGCGGTCATGGTGCTGGTCTGGGGTGCCGATATCGGTGCGTACTTTTCCGGTCGGGCTTTCGGCAAGCGCAAGCTCGCGCCGCAGGTCAGTCCTGGCAAAAGCTGGGAAGGCGTCTACGGTGGCCTGGCGCTGAGCCTGGTTATCACGTTGATTGTCGGCCTGGTTCGCGACTGGACGGTGGCGGAGCTGTTTAAAGGTCTGATCGGCGCAGCATTGATCGTGTTCATTTCGGTGGTGGGCGACCTCACCGAAAGCATGTTCAAGCGCCAGTCCGGGATCAAGGACAGCAGCAATCTGCTGCCGGGTCACGGCGGTATTCTGGACCGTATCGATAGCCTGACGGCGGCGATCCCCGTGTTTGCGGTGCTGTTGTGGATGGCGGCACCGTGA
- the ispC gene encoding 1-deoxy-D-xylulose-5-phosphate reductoisomerase gives MSRPQQITVLGATGSIGLSTLDVIARHPERYQVFALSGFTRLSELLALCVRHTPRYAVVPEAGAARGLQDDLHAAGLSTRVLVGEEGLCQVAADPEVDAVMAAIVGAAGLRPTLAAVEAGKKILLANKEALVMSGALFMQAVRKSGSVLLPIDSEHNAIFQCMPQDFARGLGAVGVRRILLTASGGPFRQTPMAELAHVTPEQACAHPNWSMGRKISVDSASMMNKGLELIEACWLFDAKPSQVEVVIHPQSVIHSLVDYVDGSVLAQLGNPDMRTPIANALAWPERIDSGVAPLDLFAIARLDFQAPDEERFPCLRLARQAAEAGNSAPAVLNAANEVAVAAFLDGRVRYPEIASIIEEVLNLEPVVAVNDLEAVFTADAKARVLAEQWLSRHGR, from the coding sequence GTGAGCCGCCCACAGCAGATTACCGTTCTGGGGGCGACCGGTTCGATTGGCCTGAGCACCCTGGATGTCATTGCTCGTCATCCCGAGCGCTATCAGGTTTTCGCGCTGAGTGGTTTCACTCGACTGAGTGAGCTGCTGGCCTTGTGTGTACGGCACACTCCACGTTATGCGGTCGTGCCTGAAGCGGGCGCTGCCCGTGGTTTGCAGGACGACTTGCACGCGGCCGGTCTGTCGACTCGTGTTCTGGTGGGGGAGGAGGGCCTTTGCCAGGTCGCTGCCGATCCTGAGGTCGACGCGGTCATGGCGGCCATCGTTGGCGCGGCGGGCTTGCGCCCGACCCTGGCGGCAGTCGAGGCGGGCAAGAAAATCCTGCTGGCCAACAAGGAAGCGCTGGTGATGTCCGGTGCGCTGTTCATGCAGGCTGTGCGCAAAAGCGGATCGGTACTGCTGCCGATCGACAGCGAGCACAACGCGATTTTCCAGTGCATGCCACAGGATTTTGCTCGTGGTCTGGGGGCAGTCGGTGTGCGTCGGATTTTGCTGACAGCCTCTGGCGGTCCGTTCCGACAGACGCCGATGGCTGAGTTGGCGCATGTTACTCCCGAGCAGGCATGTGCCCATCCGAACTGGTCCATGGGTCGCAAGATCTCGGTCGATTCGGCCAGTATGATGAACAAAGGGCTCGAGCTGATCGAAGCCTGCTGGCTGTTCGATGCCAAGCCCTCCCAGGTCGAAGTGGTGATTCACCCGCAGAGCGTTATTCATTCGCTGGTCGATTATGTCGATGGTTCGGTATTGGCGCAGTTGGGCAATCCGGACATGCGTACGCCAATTGCCAACGCCCTAGCCTGGCCAGAACGCATCGACTCGGGGGTCGCACCGCTGGATCTGTTTGCCATCGCACGTCTGGATTTCCAGGCGCCCGATGAAGAGCGTTTTCCATGTCTGCGCCTGGCTCGACAGGCGGCAGAGGCTGGCAATAGCGCGCCGGCGGTGCTCAATGCGGCAAATGAAGTGGCTGTTGCAGCCTTTCTCGATGGACGGGTTCGTTACCCGGAAATCGCGAGTATCATCGAGGAAGTCTTGAATCTTGAACCTGTGGTTGCGGTAAACGATCTCGAGGCGGTGTTCACGGCAGACGCCAAGGCGCGTGTGCTGGCCGAGCAGTGGTTGAGTCGTCACGGGCGATAA